The Opitutaceae bacterium genome has a window encoding:
- a CDS encoding TonB-dependent receptor plug domain-containing protein: MKHRRNDRVRAAYWLGMAVLPSLAFAQQTAPATPAVPAPEEEEIIELSPFEVNTDADQGYTASATLAGTRVRTDLSDLSSPLSVVTAKFLTDTGSRNSQGLLSYTTSTEVGGLYGNYGGFGSGQGLSESSALVRPNNNTRVRGLESADSTRNFFLSDIPWDSYNTDRIEIQRGPNSILFGVGSPSGIINNNTIAANLSKTSGKVDLETGSFGSVRGNFDYNHVIVKNLLAVRIAGLESKGKFRQKEAYNNDRRIYGTATFTPQLFSKDIASPLTIRVNAEKGDIKSRNPRVLPPIDKLSLWFAPADTQGMVWGMNKQVYDSFLMEAGGFGSAERGLNGSVKDAFYVPGYQAMDPGALNNGGIAFFYNNGQSQPIVVSRQAPRDYPFAIGTNGLPDGTAIAGFVFGSPLQSAGYNAYSKNVNFIDTRAGVPSRFPLADRNYYKDQTISDPSIFDFYNHLIDGRNGSEFNKWDSHNLSLSQGFLNNRIALEAVYDAQSFTFGRRGYYMDNPYLSVDANMNLMNQAPQYVRVPDPSGAQAQGIIDRDLTTYPNGTNPNKGRVFVAGDSGSLSNYSNTIDRESIRFTGTGEFRGSDVANKDSFLARAIGTHRLTGLWNEDKVTYTNKEWAYAATDLAWAKSLATSNTDTRLGTSVRSLTPLIYLTGDMSAWAGSTPSGMHLPNIQNIIRPAGEYSIQYFDSHWKHPLDPNAPGYVNPATQGQWKNLFGEVLTGNGGLDSAEAENPANYVGWTTKPGRILNADTGDIDQLTGLHNRRREITKSIGITWQANLLDDTIVPTYGWRRDRLKFYNGASSVSAEGVAGDPQPLQQFNNTVGETRSWGIVAKLPKSLARRLPANTRFDVYYNRGNNQLVKTRYNFDGSQLANPTAQGTDYGVRISTLDDRLQIKVGRFEVKSKNADLPGNASLIGQNQYYIAQLEAWGTAVAVQNFYGIKGQVPSQSWYWSWANVDAGFPGGDLENPNSAAFLNHPSSIKQRAAIKDMIEKIDQAFFDAYKIPVNVAAVKAAYAADDVEAMKAAFGGTFNPGGYTTGLNAIGDGNTINGVRANGTVDNLSKGWEVEINAKPVPNWDIQINVAKTDSSRSALGQPMVDFINKQYEKFSGPAGDLRIWWAGEKPIKKFYEDNILSAVQFQQESVGFQVPELRPWRGQLITTYSFQEGFLKNVFVGGGVRWEDKAILGYGLKADKSGLDVMKPLKGPSETSIDFWTGYSRKLTSAIDWKIQLNLRNVGQKVSLTPVSINPDGSYAAQRIREGMVWQLTNTFSF, translated from the coding sequence ATGAAGCATCGTCGCAACGATCGCGTCCGGGCCGCTTATTGGCTCGGAATGGCTGTGCTGCCATCACTGGCATTCGCACAGCAGACTGCACCGGCAACCCCTGCCGTTCCTGCACCAGAAGAAGAAGAGATTATCGAGCTGTCACCATTCGAGGTGAACACCGATGCGGACCAAGGCTACACGGCCTCGGCCACGCTCGCTGGCACCCGCGTGCGCACGGATCTCTCGGACTTGTCGTCCCCACTTAGCGTGGTGACTGCAAAGTTCCTGACTGACACGGGCTCTCGCAACAGCCAGGGCCTTTTGAGCTACACCACGAGCACGGAAGTGGGTGGACTCTACGGAAACTACGGTGGCTTTGGCAGCGGCCAGGGCCTTAGCGAGTCTTCCGCACTCGTTCGTCCCAACAACAACACGCGCGTCCGCGGTTTGGAATCTGCAGACAGCACGCGCAACTTCTTCCTCTCGGACATTCCGTGGGATTCGTACAACACGGATCGTATCGAAATCCAGCGCGGCCCGAACTCGATTCTCTTCGGCGTCGGCAGCCCCAGCGGTATCATCAACAACAACACGATTGCCGCCAACCTGTCGAAGACCTCGGGCAAAGTTGATCTTGAGACCGGGTCGTTTGGTTCCGTCCGCGGAAACTTCGACTACAATCACGTCATCGTGAAGAACCTCCTCGCTGTTCGTATCGCGGGTCTCGAGTCCAAGGGCAAGTTCCGCCAGAAGGAAGCTTACAACAACGACCGCCGTATCTACGGCACGGCCACCTTCACGCCGCAGCTCTTCAGCAAGGACATCGCCTCCCCGCTGACCATCAGGGTCAACGCCGAGAAGGGCGACATCAAGTCCCGCAACCCGCGCGTCCTTCCTCCGATCGACAAGCTGTCCCTCTGGTTCGCTCCTGCGGATACTCAGGGAATGGTCTGGGGCATGAACAAGCAGGTTTATGACTCCTTCCTTATGGAAGCTGGCGGTTTCGGCAGCGCCGAGCGCGGCCTGAACGGCTCCGTCAAGGACGCCTTCTACGTCCCGGGCTACCAGGCGATGGACCCCGGTGCGCTGAACAACGGCGGTATCGCGTTCTTCTACAACAACGGCCAGTCGCAGCCGATCGTCGTCTCGCGCCAGGCGCCCCGCGATTATCCGTTCGCCATTGGCACCAACGGCCTGCCGGATGGCACGGCCATTGCCGGTTTCGTGTTCGGCTCCCCGCTGCAGTCGGCGGGCTACAACGCCTATTCGAAGAACGTCAACTTCATCGACACCCGCGCCGGAGTGCCTTCCCGCTTCCCGCTCGCGGATCGTAACTACTACAAGGATCAGACGATCTCGGACCCGAGCATCTTCGACTTCTACAACCATCTCATCGATGGTCGTAACGGTTCGGAGTTCAACAAGTGGGACTCGCATAACCTGTCGCTCAGCCAGGGCTTCCTCAACAACCGGATCGCGCTTGAGGCGGTGTATGATGCGCAGTCATTCACCTTCGGCCGTCGCGGTTACTACATGGACAATCCGTACCTGTCCGTGGATGCGAACATGAACCTGATGAACCAGGCGCCGCAATATGTACGCGTGCCGGATCCTTCGGGTGCCCAGGCTCAGGGTATAATTGACCGTGACCTCACCACGTACCCCAACGGCACGAATCCCAATAAGGGTCGCGTGTTTGTTGCGGGTGACTCCGGCAGCCTTAGCAATTACTCGAATACCATCGACCGTGAGAGCATCCGCTTCACCGGCACCGGTGAATTCCGTGGCTCGGATGTTGCGAACAAGGATTCCTTCCTCGCCCGCGCGATCGGCACGCACCGCCTCACGGGTCTGTGGAATGAGGACAAGGTCACCTACACAAACAAGGAGTGGGCTTACGCCGCTACCGACCTCGCCTGGGCAAAATCGCTGGCTACGTCCAACACCGACACCCGTCTGGGCACGTCCGTCCGCAGCCTCACACCTCTTATCTACCTTACCGGAGACATGAGCGCGTGGGCCGGCTCGACTCCGTCCGGGATGCATCTGCCGAACATCCAGAACATCATCCGGCCTGCGGGCGAGTACTCCATCCAGTACTTCGACTCCCATTGGAAGCATCCGCTTGATCCCAACGCCCCCGGTTATGTTAACCCAGCCACCCAGGGTCAGTGGAAGAACCTCTTCGGTGAAGTGCTGACCGGCAACGGTGGCCTGGACTCCGCTGAAGCTGAGAATCCTGCCAACTATGTCGGCTGGACCACGAAGCCCGGCCGTATCCTTAATGCGGATACAGGTGACATTGACCAGCTCACCGGTCTCCACAATCGCCGTCGTGAAATCACGAAGTCGATCGGTATCACCTGGCAGGCAAACCTGCTCGATGACACGATCGTTCCGACCTACGGCTGGCGCCGCGACCGTTTGAAGTTCTACAATGGCGCCTCCTCCGTATCCGCAGAGGGTGTCGCTGGCGACCCGCAACCGCTGCAGCAGTTCAACAACACCGTCGGTGAAACCCGCTCGTGGGGTATCGTGGCCAAGCTTCCAAAGAGCCTCGCCAGGCGCCTCCCGGCCAATACGCGTTTCGACGTGTATTACAACCGCGGCAACAACCAGCTGGTCAAGACGCGGTATAACTTCGATGGCAGCCAGCTCGCCAATCCGACAGCCCAGGGCACCGACTATGGTGTGCGCATCTCGACCCTCGATGATCGCCTCCAGATCAAGGTCGGCCGCTTTGAGGTGAAGTCGAAGAACGCGGACCTCCCTGGTAACGCCTCGCTGATCGGACAGAATCAGTACTACATCGCCCAGCTCGAAGCCTGGGGTACAGCTGTAGCGGTGCAGAACTTCTACGGAATCAAAGGCCAGGTGCCTTCGCAATCCTGGTACTGGAGCTGGGCCAATGTCGACGCCGGATTCCCCGGTGGAGATCTTGAAAACCCGAACTCCGCTGCCTTCCTGAACCACCCGTCCAGCATCAAGCAGCGCGCTGCCATCAAGGACATGATCGAAAAGATCGATCAGGCGTTCTTCGATGCCTACAAGATCCCGGTCAACGTGGCTGCAGTCAAAGCTGCCTACGCAGCGGATGATGTCGAGGCGATGAAGGCCGCTTTCGGTGGCACGTTCAATCCGGGTGGCTACACCACGGGTCTGAATGCCATCGGCGACGGCAACACCATCAATGGCGTGCGCGCCAACGGCACCGTGGACAACCTGTCCAAGGGCTGGGAAGTGGAAATCAACGCCAAGCCGGTTCCGAACTGGGATATCCAGATCAACGTCGCGAAGACGGATTCATCCCGCTCGGCGCTCGGTCAGCCGATGGTCGACTTCATCAACAAGCAGTACGAGAAGTTCAGCGGCCCCGCCGGTGACCTCCGTATCTGGTGGGCGGGTGAAAAGCCGATCAAAAAGTTCTACGAGGACAACATCCTCTCCGCCGTCCAATTCCAGCAGGAATCAGTCGGCTTCCAAGTGCCCGAACTCCGTCCCTGGCGCGGTCAGTTGATCACGACCTACAGCTTTCAAGAGGGCTTCCTCAAGAATGTCTTCGTGGGTGGTGGTGTGCGTTGGGAAGACAAGGCGATCCTTGGCTACGGCCTCAAGGCCGACAAGTCGGGCCTCGATGTGATGAAGCCCCTGAAGGGCCCATCAGAAACCTCAATCGACTTCTGGACTGGTTACAGCCGGAAGCTGACGAGCGCCATCGATTGGAAGATCCAGTTGAACCTCCGCAATGTGGGCCAGAAAGTCAGCCTTACCCCGGTGTCCATCAATCCGGATGGCAGCTACGCTGCACAACGGATTCGTGAGGGCATGGTTTGGCAGCTCACGAATACTTTCTCGTTCTAA
- a CDS encoding LacI family DNA-binding transcriptional regulator, which yields MPKVPLRLIAERVGCTRSTVSYALRDHPTISVSLREKIKEVARDLGWVPDAELQRQMALVRTTNTRKDLPNIAIVINRARVEFERLPTLGRHLEGAVRRAHELGFGTDLFSLSDEPLTEKRLEEIMHARGIKGVVLVDVDVTQDEKLLRVAEEFATVTVGVIPAKRVVHTVTADYMALGRRMMIELQKLGYRRPGVIIPRGVESLVQWSFTGGLHAGLGLCSTLEFIPFFYTKKPTIYVSQTEVQALNAWIDKHRPDCLVTLDTITVSSVARMRGGDMPRSLFSLDYHLDEGAVGGIDQNSLDTGVAGVDMVVSLLDRGQLGLPHIPRAVSVRESWIAPVAELRYSEFCDIRFEEMQRNAAAKSK from the coding sequence ATGCCGAAAGTCCCCCTTCGCCTCATAGCGGAACGTGTCGGGTGCACGCGCTCAACCGTGTCCTACGCCCTCCGCGATCACCCCACCATTTCCGTTTCCCTACGAGAGAAGATCAAGGAAGTGGCTAGAGACCTCGGCTGGGTTCCGGATGCCGAGCTGCAACGTCAGATGGCGCTTGTCCGCACCACCAACACCCGCAAAGACCTCCCAAACATTGCAATAGTGATTAATCGGGCGCGCGTCGAATTTGAGCGTCTGCCGACATTGGGACGACACCTTGAAGGCGCTGTGCGTCGCGCCCACGAGCTTGGTTTCGGAACCGACCTATTCTCCTTATCGGACGAACCGCTCACAGAGAAGCGTCTGGAGGAGATCATGCACGCACGCGGAATCAAGGGTGTGGTGCTCGTCGATGTGGACGTGACCCAGGATGAGAAACTGCTTCGTGTGGCCGAGGAATTCGCGACCGTGACTGTAGGCGTAATCCCGGCAAAACGTGTGGTCCACACCGTCACAGCCGACTACATGGCCCTCGGCCGCAGGATGATGATTGAACTCCAAAAGCTCGGTTACCGGAGGCCCGGAGTAATCATTCCACGCGGGGTTGAATCCCTTGTGCAATGGTCTTTCACCGGGGGCCTCCATGCCGGGCTTGGTCTTTGCTCAACCCTCGAGTTCATTCCCTTTTTCTACACCAAAAAGCCAACTATCTATGTGTCTCAGACGGAAGTGCAGGCGCTAAACGCGTGGATTGACAAGCATCGCCCGGACTGCCTGGTGACGCTCGATACCATCACTGTTTCTTCGGTTGCACGCATGCGGGGTGGAGACATGCCTCGTTCGCTTTTCTCCTTGGATTACCACTTGGACGAGGGAGCTGTTGGAGGCATTGACCAGAACTCCCTGGACACAGGAGTGGCGGGCGTCGATATGGTGGTGTCACTTCTCGACCGCGGCCAGCTGGGCCTTCCTCATATCCCTCGCGCCGTTTCTGTTCGTGAGTCTTGGATTGCGCCGGTAGCCGAGCTGCGGTATTCGGAATTTTGCGACATCCGCTTTGAGGAAATGCAAAGAAATGCGGCGGCAAAGTCGAAGTGA
- a CDS encoding MFS transporter translates to MLVTRLPRVSWPALLLAQFPFALWMFYLQLGQATGSYTLKRFTDDPTYVTTLLMLLRVPDMIIGPIVSYWSDSIWTTWGRRVPFITVAAVVGALAAIAVPFMNSAYSVIACLLVLQTMIAVGQTFQALSQELVPLPQRGRASGLRSLMFQVALIVFFSVVIGRFDDVYRHGLIAGARPLTGETLTYLVGAAAMALPAILIGLGVVELRTQKEAEATRAAAAKPKEAGRDWTSRILGFPVRFVRNLCSKELIASYLTILVLSCNIEMMSFNYLVYTEQWSYSKQDMGGNIALGIAIMIPFTFVAGLLLDKVNAARALFWTMGLVFLANLCYILFVDVWLGGQRPSLLQILIFGEITSVLKWISITICWALMFQFVPKNRMGAATAGINIFAALCVIASSGLMGNWIEWYSKRFAPPAGAEVRVELIQPVTKDQLQQKLVEDYRLRTVETLARGEETSRNWAIRVPIPSVGDLLAEKKQLENQIADKVPGVDPVTAEKRIREIDTQLEGHASAADVKVREKLSGLIAPNESGNGQAIQSRAQGISYNYFSGYFLVMGGGLLGMAIAGVIVLLERRGFFKREKERVEALLT, encoded by the coding sequence ATGCTAGTTACCCGCCTCCCCCGCGTGTCATGGCCGGCATTGCTCCTGGCCCAATTCCCCTTTGCCCTCTGGATGTTCTACCTCCAGCTCGGTCAGGCAACGGGTTCCTACACGCTCAAGCGGTTTACGGATGACCCGACCTATGTGACCACGTTGCTCATGCTCCTGCGGGTGCCCGACATGATCATCGGTCCCATTGTGAGCTACTGGAGCGACTCGATTTGGACGACGTGGGGCAGGCGGGTTCCCTTTATCACTGTCGCCGCAGTGGTTGGCGCGCTGGCTGCGATCGCGGTGCCGTTCATGAACAGCGCCTACAGCGTCATTGCCTGTCTCTTGGTACTGCAGACGATGATTGCGGTCGGCCAAACCTTTCAGGCGCTCTCTCAGGAACTTGTGCCCTTGCCGCAGCGTGGGCGTGCCTCTGGCCTCCGTTCGCTGATGTTCCAAGTGGCTCTGATTGTCTTTTTTTCGGTCGTTATCGGGCGCTTTGACGATGTGTACCGTCACGGTCTCATCGCCGGTGCTCGTCCGCTGACTGGCGAAACCCTCACCTATCTCGTGGGTGCCGCCGCCATGGCCCTGCCTGCGATTTTGATTGGGTTGGGTGTCGTGGAGCTTCGAACGCAGAAGGAGGCTGAAGCCACGCGGGCGGCCGCGGCCAAGCCGAAAGAGGCTGGCCGGGATTGGACCAGTCGGATCCTCGGTTTTCCTGTGCGCTTCGTGCGGAATCTATGCTCGAAGGAGCTTATCGCGTCATATCTCACAATCCTGGTCCTGTCGTGCAACATCGAGATGATGTCGTTCAACTATCTGGTATATACGGAGCAATGGAGTTACTCGAAACAGGACATGGGTGGCAATATCGCCCTCGGCATCGCAATCATGATCCCTTTCACGTTCGTCGCCGGTCTGCTCCTCGACAAGGTGAATGCGGCGCGCGCGCTCTTCTGGACGATGGGATTGGTGTTCCTCGCAAACCTTTGCTATATCCTTTTCGTCGATGTCTGGCTGGGTGGGCAGCGCCCCAGCCTCTTGCAGATTTTGATCTTTGGTGAAATCACCTCCGTGCTCAAGTGGATCTCGATCACCATCTGCTGGGCGCTGATGTTCCAGTTTGTGCCGAAAAACCGCATGGGTGCCGCCACTGCGGGCATCAACATCTTTGCTGCGCTCTGCGTCATCGCTTCGAGCGGCCTCATGGGCAATTGGATCGAGTGGTATTCAAAGCGTTTCGCGCCTCCGGCCGGTGCCGAGGTGCGCGTCGAGCTCATCCAGCCGGTGACCAAGGATCAGCTGCAGCAAAAGCTGGTTGAGGACTACCGCCTCAGGACAGTTGAGACGCTTGCACGTGGTGAGGAAACCTCTCGCAACTGGGCCATTCGGGTTCCAATTCCGTCCGTCGGCGATCTCCTGGCTGAAAAGAAGCAGCTCGAGAACCAGATTGCGGATAAGGTGCCTGGCGTCGATCCCGTGACAGCCGAGAAGCGTATCCGAGAGATTGATACGCAACTTGAGGGCCACGCCTCCGCGGCTGATGTGAAGGTCCGGGAGAAACTCAGCGGACTGATCGCCCCGAATGAAAGTGGCAATGGACAGGCGATTCAATCGCGAGCCCAGGGCATTTCCTACAACTATTTCTCCGGGTATTTCCTGGTGATGGGGGGCGGCCTCCTTGGCATGGCCATTGCAGGCGTGATCGTGTTGCTGGAACGCCGGGGGTTCTTTAAACGGGAAAAGGAACGCGTGGAGGCGCTTCTTACATGA
- a CDS encoding Sip1-related alpha-galactosidase, translating into MSLLPLESFAQGQLGRIPTEAPSPTNWAALPIPAGAPALTLKRANAFWFVPESVPHTRALAAKDRTHFILSRTGEIWMLWLALPGAYHISHFEARDNVPGICWTTDTGADASQHPLVYQATGLQAHQLVEEAVQALKAVMPFHRTRSEKRAPEWLSGLGWCTWDAFYHDVDAAGVEAGLKTFSKAEIPLQFVIIDDGWQEVDGWRLRSTEANPKFPGGLKEMARKVKAAGIPHLGVWHTLMGYWHGVDAEGPIAKRYRVLPVAQTTTDFKGWPDLHDPSVRCTLHPDDAADFYQKFYQELAAAGIDFTKVDCQSATPYFVEGTFPVAQSFTRYQSAFQGATSVSMRQGAIHCMANDPSILWRHATGTVWRNSDDFYPKKPFPAQADHVYNNLMNALLTRAFAVPDWDMFQTTHASGALHAATRALSGGPVYVSDKPGNHDVSLLKRLVTSAGAVPRFPQPARPVETSLLQDPRREPVPLQVFNESAGIGQLCLANCLSQPEPAPIVARWNVRDALPQLSPDQLVVLHNPISGEVRTVTASEALEQPLAANGGLIVWTLSPVLGNGIAPLGHVGVYASAAVVQELLLLDGNQVAIRYRHGGEMAVWSKTKPASLSSGGKPFPHEYDAQTKLTRFTVPEGHAEAVVVSL; encoded by the coding sequence ATGAGCCTACTCCCCCTCGAATCGTTCGCACAGGGTCAGCTCGGTCGGATCCCGACCGAGGCCCCCTCCCCCACCAACTGGGCCGCCCTACCCATTCCCGCCGGCGCTCCTGCACTCACATTAAAGCGGGCCAATGCCTTCTGGTTCGTACCGGAAAGCGTCCCACACACCCGGGCGCTGGCGGCCAAGGATCGTACACATTTCATCCTCTCACGCACCGGTGAGATCTGGATGCTGTGGCTCGCCCTGCCAGGCGCGTATCACATCTCGCACTTTGAGGCACGGGACAATGTTCCAGGCATTTGCTGGACCACGGACACAGGCGCCGATGCCTCCCAACATCCCTTGGTATACCAAGCGACAGGCCTCCAGGCGCACCAACTTGTCGAAGAAGCGGTTCAAGCGCTCAAGGCAGTGATGCCATTCCACCGCACTCGTTCCGAGAAGCGCGCTCCCGAGTGGCTTTCGGGACTTGGTTGGTGCACCTGGGATGCCTTTTACCACGATGTTGATGCGGCAGGAGTTGAAGCAGGGCTCAAGACTTTCTCGAAAGCCGAGATTCCCCTCCAATTCGTGATCATCGACGACGGCTGGCAGGAGGTGGACGGGTGGCGGCTCCGCAGCACCGAGGCAAACCCGAAATTCCCGGGCGGCTTGAAGGAAATGGCGAGGAAAGTGAAAGCAGCCGGCATTCCTCATCTCGGCGTCTGGCACACGTTGATGGGATACTGGCACGGCGTGGATGCCGAAGGCCCGATCGCCAAGCGCTACCGCGTGCTGCCCGTGGCGCAAACGACAACCGATTTCAAAGGCTGGCCCGATTTACACGATCCGTCGGTTCGCTGCACGCTACACCCGGACGACGCGGCCGACTTCTACCAGAAATTCTACCAGGAACTCGCCGCAGCAGGCATCGATTTCACAAAGGTCGATTGCCAATCCGCCACGCCCTATTTCGTCGAGGGCACGTTCCCCGTTGCGCAGAGCTTCACCCGTTATCAATCAGCCTTTCAAGGGGCGACGTCTGTCTCCATGCGGCAGGGCGCGATTCATTGCATGGCCAATGACCCGTCGATTCTTTGGCGCCACGCAACCGGCACCGTCTGGAGGAACTCCGACGATTTTTATCCGAAGAAGCCATTCCCGGCGCAGGCGGATCACGTGTACAACAATTTAATGAATGCGCTCCTCACACGTGCATTCGCGGTCCCCGATTGGGACATGTTCCAGACCACGCACGCCTCAGGCGCTCTTCACGCCGCGACCCGCGCCTTGAGTGGAGGCCCTGTGTACGTTTCGGACAAACCGGGTAATCACGATGTCAGCCTCCTGAAACGACTGGTGACATCAGCAGGCGCCGTTCCCCGTTTTCCCCAGCCCGCCCGACCGGTCGAGACATCTCTGCTCCAGGACCCCAGGCGTGAACCCGTTCCCCTGCAGGTATTCAATGAATCGGCGGGAATCGGTCAGTTGTGCCTGGCCAATTGCCTGAGCCAGCCGGAACCTGCACCGATCGTCGCCCGTTGGAATGTGCGAGACGCCCTCCCCCAACTTTCGCCAGACCAGTTGGTCGTGCTTCACAATCCCATTTCCGGGGAAGTTCGCACCGTGACGGCATCCGAGGCCCTCGAGCAACCACTCGCGGCAAATGGCGGGCTTATCGTCTGGACTCTTTCTCCAGTCCTCGGAAACGGCATCGCCCCCCTCGGGCATGTGGGAGTCTACGCAAGCGCAGCCGTTGTCCAGGAACTCCTCCTGCTTGATGGCAACCAGGTTGCCATTCGCTACCGGCACGGAGGCGAGATGGCAGTCTGGTCCAAAACCAAGCCCGCTTCCCTCAGCTCGGGAGGCAAACCGTTTCCCCACGAGTACGACGCACAGACGAAGCTCACGCGCTTCACCGTTCCCGAGGGCCACGCAGAAGCCGTTGTCGTCTCACTTTGA